One genomic segment of Acanthochromis polyacanthus isolate Apoly-LR-REF ecotype Palm Island chromosome 9, KAUST_Apoly_ChrSc, whole genome shotgun sequence includes these proteins:
- the cnpy1 gene encoding protein canopy-1, translating to MASWIIQTTMMVLSVFIGSSQGKRDQVVYCSACKAIVDELNYSISLVDPKKTINVGSFRLNPDGTIKDKKVPFARSETHLSELLDGVCNSMSDYALHVDPDTQHKQYIRFAPRSSTDTSSFPDFKNFQFDGPEASNVLKFACETVVEELEDDIISVFSQDVENAHEELCNRISDYCRDGSHISEEL from the exons ATGGCCTCATGGATTATTCAGACAACTATGATGGTGCTCTCTGTCTTCATCGGCAGCAGCCAGGGAAAAAGGGACCAGGTGGTTTACTGTTCTG CATGCAAGGCGATTGTGGATGAGTTGAATTACTCAATCAGTCTGGTGGACCCAAAGAAAACCATTAATGTTGGCAGCTTTAGACTCAACCCTGATGGGACCATTAAAGACAAAAAG GTCCCGTTCGCTCGCTCAGAGACTCACCTCAGTGAGCTCTTGGATGGAGTGTGCAACAGCATGAGTGACTACGCCCTCCATGTGGACCCCGACACCCAGCACAAACAGTACATAAGGTTTGCTCCCAGAAGCAGTACGGACACCAGCAGTTTCCCGGActttaaaaacttccagtttgACGGGCCCGAGGCATCCAACGTCCTGAAATTTGCA tgtgagactgtggtggaggagctggaggatgaCATCATCTCTGTGTTCAGCCAGGACGTGGAGAATGCGCATGAAGAGTTATGCAACCGAATCTCAG